tgatgaattaattgttaaaggctatacggacgtaagtttccaaaccgacaaagatgatttcagatcacagtctgggtttgtcttctgcctcaacggaggtgcagtaagctggaaaagtgctaagcaaaccaccattgcggattctacaactgaagcggagtacattgctgcacacgaagaagcaaaggaagctatatggctaaggaatttcataggtgaacttggtgtagtcccctccattaaaggaccaatagccctgtattgtgataataacggagctattgcacaggcaaaggagcctagacaccaccaaagagtcaagcacgtacttcgtagatttcaccttctacgagagttcgttgaaagaaaagaagtcgagataagcaagattggaactgatgacaacatatcagatccattgactaaacctcggccgcaggcgaagcacaactcgcacactgcagctatgggaatcaagcatattggagaagggctttgatgtccttatttaatgttttaaagttttagagtttaattctttgtaaaacattattggttaatcattcacaataaatgaatagaattcatttttccatttaatttgtggtttattaaatgatgagtcccttcaaatttgacgaaatattcaagatagactgtcaggaccagtcccgtgactaagaaatgtctatcaaatgaacttgaatgtcaaaagttgaaaatggtccctggtcggagttttctataaaattggacgcatagaaaacgttagacgactggaatgcaagatgactagtagttctgtttcttgaactatgtggacatggcaatgtcgtaatcatttgcatagatacttactttgggaagactggtatcggacagacctatgaaactttactgtaagagatgaaaatctgtcataagtaaatttcattaaaattattagacactaaatcctcaatacctgagtgatttgagattacttgtttgagaactggttactttgacgttgaccaaccgtcgcaccgtaaaaggaggctgtaaaggcaacactcaggtaatcacctatcaaacgaagtctaatctcaagatcgcaagattggggttgccctcccataaatcgggatgagatgcttaaaagttgtacacggccactcggagagctagaaactgtaaaatgcatggccgtgctcagatgaatcataggctatgattatctgttttatttgatcagttgaactctgaaaccgagaaacacctctggacataataaggatgacaactcttaccttatgttcaagagcaagcatcgagcgacaaaggaattaggtaatgcacacttgtccctaaggacaagtgggagattgaaggaaatagtgcccttggtccaagtatgcatataatattaagtctaataaatgcggttcagtattaattaacaagttaataattcagtgagatcaagtgagctgaatgcctagctagaggccgcttcagttcaagtggaattaatgatattaatccacagcttactcttgactgaacccgtagggtcacacaaatagtacgtaaacggatcaagtatttaatggcattaaatactccatctatggatattcggaatcgacggatcttggtttcagtgggagctgagatcgtcacaagtaagaaatgaatactccggaaacgatgatattgccggaaacggaaatatggatcgtatcggaaatataaatattatccatgtcgtagatgttgccggaaacggaaacatggtacgtatcggaaaatattattggaaatggaaatattaccggaattggaaatattgccggaaacggaaatattgtcagaattggaaatattatcggaatcggaaaataattccggaaacggaaatattaaatatttgttcgaaacggaaattaattccggaatcggaaatattaaatattgttcgtatcagaaatgaatttcgtaaccgggaatttaatcagaagcgcatcgtacgaattagcatcggacgaggcttgctagacgaaggcccaacacgaagccaggcccgcgcccagcaagccgagcgcccaacacgagAGGCCAcaacctcgccaggcccagcaaggctgcaGGGGCGCGCGGGCtgtatgctcgtgggctgcgaggcagcgcgggctgcatgctcgcgggctgcgaggcagcgctcactcgtgtgggccgcaaggcctgagcgggtggtgcgatgctcgtggtcgtgtgactcgtgttcgtaacgaatcctaatcctatcggaattcgtgcattgattaaatcctaatcctaatagattaaatttattatttagagttcaaataggattctaattaataaatccatatcctagtaggattataattccttttccatatctctataaataggtgcctagggtcacaatttatagatacaattgaagtattctaaaggtaagattttgaagcaaaaatcagccaaacacttgcaacctgttagccgaaaatcctagtaaccttaagggcgattctagttggtcaagcttaaggcggatccggacgtgctgtggactatctacggagggacgagacttggagtcctaaagacttgttcttgttcggttcgggcgcagctagggagggcacgcaacaaagtgtatgcatctgagtTATGCgcgctaaatgattatgtgaataatatgtttcctggctttatggtttttccgcatgatttatgttttgtcatatgtatcataacctaacaaaagacacaccaggaatgacacatgtcatctcctGGTGTGttcttagattttttttaaaaaaaaattaattaaagaatCTTTAAAATATGTAATTTTCTTATTTACAATTTCATGTGTATTATGGCAAAAATCTAACAAAATATATTATTGACGTGATCAAACGGCAGGCCGGGCCGGGCATGGGCACAAAAAATCAGCCCGGTatgtcgggccgggccgggccaagATTCGGGCCGAAAATTTGTGCCCAAATCAGCTATTTTTCGGGCCTAAATTATCGGGCTTTTCGGGCCATTTTCAggccgggccaaatttataactaaaaagtgtagttttgtgtttcccaaacccgcccaaaaaaattaaatttttgggtcATGAAAggaaaatttatattttttatgatattattgtttttataatatatgtaGTAAGTTGCTACTCCGTAAAAGCAAAGCAgtgttttaattttcataaacctttttaaaaaaaaaattaattataccCTTAGCCTACATGCAatagttttaaaaaaataatttttttttattatatccaTATCTAAACaagcattttttttattattattttcttccaTATAATGTAGCGAGTACGGGTATTGTTACAGTTATGGATATCATTCAATTTTAAAAGAGAACGGTTACCTGATAAAGGTATGATAAGTATTTTTTTGCCCAACATAAGTATTTTTGTCGAAACCCTAAACACCTAAGATTGCACTAATCACtttataattcgaataaaataataaatttctcTAATTTCCCAACAACCCATGATAAAATTTGATATGATTTTGTTgcattaaaaattattttaaataaattagtcagaatagagaaaaaaaattatttagtctcttccgtgcattgcacgggacctaatctagttacTACTAATATTATTAAGGTTTACTTTTATTTGTAATCAGTTAATTCTATATATAATCTCcattacttttatagttttataagATGCACTTTTATTCAAGCTACTTATTCACTTAAATTAGATATTAGAATATTACTTTAATAAAGATTATTTTACTATGGTTACTTTTGTATGTTAATAGTGTTACTTTAAATATTAGGCATGCACAATTACTACTAATATTATTAaggatttttttaatattaatgatgTTACTTAATTTccaatgtaaaaaaaaatttaaaaaatgatgtcacttaattataaacaatagaCACCATTACTATATTACTAAGTTAAAGCAAAAAATTCCACAAGTCCATTATATTAACTAGAATGTGCCTGTGCATAAGCATGGGATATACATAATAttggaaataaaaataaaggtaCACAGTCAATTTTGAATGGATAATAGTTACAAATAGACCCTCTTAAAACCATATACtcttagtaaaataattaaacatttcaaaattccaattttAAATTTCCTTTCTTGCCGATCTGTTTCCTCCAATAGTAGAATTTTCTTCCCATCTCACTCTCAAAATCCGATGTAACTACGATATCACCATTCTCTAGCTCGAAAACATGTAGCATGAAAGTGAAATAATTCATTAAACACTCCGTCAGTTGTCCTCCAAAATGATGTCTACAAATTTCTAATTATGAATAAAATTTTGGGTCAATATATgttgaaatataaatataatatatttGCAAAATTTTGAACATTTACTTACATGGTTTAAAATTCTTTAATATCCGGAACTTTAAAATCGACGATCGTCTCAGCATGTTGTCTAGAAAGTGTAATACACATTGCACTTGTGCCATCAACAATTCTTATATTTAGTCTTATTATGTTATTACAAATATAACACAAATATTGCAATAAATTGTAGTTTCTTATAAATTTTACCGTGAAAAAAGTTTAAATACCTTTGCTTACTAAAGTAAGGGTGACATTAATTCACTCCAACAAAAGCCGAGTTAAGCAATCGATTAAAACACCTAACCAACATCACACATCGGAAATATCAAAAGTAATCCCTACCAATGCTAAACTTGAAGGATGTATTAGTAGTACGTCAGATTGAGGGTTAGATTACCCAAAAGCAAAGGCTAAAAATATCAAAGGGACCTCTTGCCTAACTTGCTAATACTTCATATATTTTAGTTACAAGCTATTCTATCTACTTAGAATTTCAGTCACATATACTCCTTCCGCTAGAAGGAATTACTTAAATTATAAAACATGTATGAAGAAAATGAAGAGGAAAAATAATGCATGGAAACATTGCGATATAAATATATATGTAAACAATATTTCTAGACAGATCACACGTTTGGATTGCTTCCATACTCGTGCTCGTAATGCAATCCTTATTTATAGTAATTGATAATCACGGGTGTAAAACTACGATCAAATtaaatatgtattttcaaataAGGAAAAAAGTACCTCTTATCAAATAACACAATTCCTTTTCGTCAATTTCTCCAACTACAAAGTATTGTTCAGACACCTCTCCTCAACTGGCGATTGTCAAATATGAAAATAAGGAAACTATacattaatattgattataaaaaTGAGCATTACATGACAAATAGAGCAAATAAAGAGACTACGTGAGCATCATTTAACTACATACGGATTACGGAGTAGACAACATGCATATACCATTTTTTTAGTACTACATATACCTATAGAACTGTTTAGAAATTAGGACTTTCATGAAATATCACCAATAACATTTGAAGCTTATtcataattaaatagaatttataatGCTTCTATTTAGGGTTTGTGGTTATCCAGGAATAACAGGATTTTCATGAACATTAAGGATAATTTTAATATACTCCCtctgaccccacaattattatattgtctctctcttctcactgattttttgtccccacaccctctctcattcaattaaaaaaataccccactaactcccaTCAAATctacttttttaataaaataacaattgataaccaaacaactccgtatttatttaagagatacacttagtcgggcacgggtattaagaaaaagaattgaatgaaataaagtaataaaacaagtggggtggggtagatattttaataagtaaaacaagtggggaccatgccATTTTAGGGGATTGGGGTGGAGGTGGGgtgtaaaaatattatttaattagatggtaggattgataagttactaaaaatggcaagtgtatctcttaaataaatacggccggaaaaggcaagtatatccttaaataaatacatagggagtatcacctaaaactttgtgcaaaggtaagtgtaacggctactattttgggacggagggagtagttcttACTCTTATCACAAAGGGAATGAATCAACATCAAATTTTAATCAAACAACCTTTGCCTAACTTACGCTTTCTTCATCCACTGTAACCACCAGGGTTTTTAGAGCTATACTTACTGGAAAAGAAATGGAAGCTACAAGTGAGCTTGTTCAGATCGATGGTTCGTGAAAGAAGCAAACTCGAATTACTGGTATGGGTTAGTATCTTGAATATCAACTTTCTTCCACATATAGGGTCTTAATTAAGAGGGGCACAAGCTACTAAGAATAGCGGAGTCGGCTCTACAAGCGAAATCGCTCGCATGTTTATTTTCAATGCGTTACAATTTGAAGGAGATTCGATCCTTGGGTAATACCATGCATTGGGGTAGCATCCACAAGATAAATCGACAACAGATTCAAATGGCACATGATCTGGTATATGCTAGTTATGTCCCTGCTTACAGGAGAAGCTCCAACTTGAAGGCGGTGAAAAGAATGAAGAATGGTGTCATATGTCTAGTAGGATGTACAGGAGTACCATACTCCTCAATGCATGATCATAGAATGATTTGTATTTTTGTCCTATGTACAACTGCTATGTACAGTTTGCTTATTTTGTTTGTCCATGCTATAGGTTTTAGTTATACCTTACTTAGTACTTCTTCTGTATTTCTTTAAGGATACACATGTTTTTTccggtcgtatttatttaagagatacacatgccatttttattaatttattaacccaCTATCTAATTAAATAGTCTATCTACACCTCCACCCCCCTCCCCCCgaccccctaaaatgacatgggcctcacttgttttacttattaaaatatctacccaaccccacttgttttattactttatttcatttaatttttcttcttaatacccgtgctcgaccaagtgtatcccttaaataaatacggagggagtatatatagaAAGACATGGAGGCTGCGCAGCTTTGCAAGATTACAAACAAATATCGCACTGAAATATAGAAACCAAGCCTTGTGATTAAGgaaaacaaaaccaaacaacttGAGCCTTCAAATTCTTTAAGTAACGTAGAAAACGTTCGGATATAACTTTCAATGTAGTAGGCTGTTAACCATTTGTTTAAACAAGCATAGCGTTGTTTGAACTTACAAATATGTAATTCAAATATTACAGAAAATACATGTTAAATTAAAGACATTTGAAGAAATGAAATCATTAAGAATAGTACTAGTGCATGAGTGCTTAATATCCAATAATAATCGAACTAACATCGACTAGTAATAGTTAAGCCTTCAAATTTAAGGAAGGTGTAAGTTATTAATTGTTACGGCGGCAATTCCTCCTGACTTGGCCTTGGGTGCCAGTAAGGACTCCAACTCTACCAAGCCTGACCATAGCACCACCAAATTGGTAGTCAAAGTCCCCTTCCTTATAAGCCAGCCTATTTACAGTATCCCTGGTAATTGAGTCGCTTTCAATACGTTGATCAATTTCAAGTACACCTTGGCCTTGCTTAATTGCCTTGTAGTAACCATTGTCAACCTTCAATACACTTCCTGGAGTTTGGTCGGCGAAAACAAAGTTGTTGGATCCAGATTTAGGGCATGTGTTTCTGAAGGCAATTAGGGTGTTTTTGTTTATGGATGGGTCTTCTTTACCAGTGTTCTGGTAATTGTACAGCCTGTCTAGGAATTTGCTACAGTGAATAACTCCAACGGTGTGACCTCCACCTGTACGTACGTTTGAGAATATTATGGAACGAACTAAAAGAAAAGTGCATGTTAATTAAGAACATTATGTAACAGAGTTAGGAGTATGGCATAATTGTACCCAAGAGGAGGACGAAATCATCAGCACTCAATCCCCAGCTTCCGAATAGTTTGACTGCAGCCCAAACTGGGATGTTGGTTTTAGGAAGCCCATTTTCGGCTTCTGATGCACTTGAAGTGAATCCATCTCTTCTTCCGGTTTCAACTTCGTACCACTTTCCTTCAGCCTGAAAGTATCGATCATATGTACGTTCCACATTATATTTGTGTGAATTTTTTCATATAAAACTTGTAATCAAACTGTATGTAATAAATCATACCAAGACAACTGCAACTCTGGTTGCAATGGCGATGATATCCGCGCAAGAGACAAGTCCTGGACACAATTGCTCCAATCTTGTCTTGATAGCATCGATAAGCTCATAACCTCTAACGCTGCCGTTTGAGGGTGCAACTTTCTCTGAGCCACTTCCATCCAACAAAATGGAAGCATCACATCCCTTTTCCATTACAAACAAATTAGCACTTGTTAATATATAATCAGAAAATGTAATAATCAATATGCATATGTACTATTCACTAAATTACGTACTCTAATAGCACAATCATGAAACTGCATTCGGAGAAGAGCAGCAACAAGGGTTCTATCATTTTGGAATGCTTTATAAACTATCTCGAAAATAACACTCTCGACGTTTGTCGAACATTTTCCATTGTAGAACCCTTGCTTCAGCTGACCATAAGACTGACCGACCAGGGTCATGCAGAGAAGAACAATGGCTAGTGTCGTTGTGGAAGAAGAAATTGCTCTAGCCTTAGCCATTTTGTGCTACTattgtatttattttttgtttttgtttttgttgataTGACATACAAGAAATGGAGACTCGTATTTATAGCACAACTATATGCTTCAATGCACAACCAAGTTGTTTAGTACACATGTATGCACGAAGTGTGCCCAACGATCGACGTGCACACTTTGatgttatattttttatttttttaatttgacaAATGATAACGACTTACAATGAGATATTAAAGGTTAATCTTAATTTTATTAGTCCTAAAATTGCGAAAAAATAATACGAAAGATGGTTGCCTATGGTTGATAAATTATTTGGATTGAATGTTTCTGTGTAGGTAATGTCTACCACTATGTAATTTAGTTGACTAGCCTTGGCCTAAAACCATGTCCAGCGGTTAACTCAAGATTAAAGATTTGATTTGCATAATGTAGTTTAATGGTAATGTAGTCCCTGTTAGTTAGGGATGACAATAACATGTTCATGTTTTGTAAAAATAGATCAACTCTTACGTATAGTCATTTTCATATAatatagaaataaaataaaaaataactaaAAAAATAGGTTGAAAAAAACAATTTGCAACAAGAATTATTTTATTGCGTCAtctgtttaaattttttttttcggagGCCTCCAATAATGAACAACTAATTAAACAATATTGGTTGTTCCATACATAGATAGAGTACAACTAGTTGTATATTTAAAATGGTTGTCgttagggatgtcagtggggcgggtttcgtgggagacccgccccgcatccgccccaagtaggcggggatggaggtaggtttggcgggtgatggggcggggatgggtataaaaatcgtacctgtcatgggtgatggggcgggtgtggattttgtgttgaacccgccccatccccgcccgctccgccccatccccactctccccgcttcatacccgccatgAGTGATGGGGTAAGTGTGAATTTATTTGCATGTCTAAGAgataatatgaatttaggtgagatttttaagttttttgttTGGATATTTTTGTTATGAcgggtatttttttttactatatatgttattttagtcataagatttttttttcttcctaaaattaactttcattactccgtatatatgacaaatatttgctaaataagaaaaattaggcgggtatTGGCGCGGGTATGGGGCGGGGATAAGaaggggatggatacccagttgggtggtagggcggggatggattttagtttgtacccgttggggcggggatggggatggattttgtacccgccatgggtgatggggcggggatggggatgaaaattttaggtggggatgggaatggagggacctacatccgcatccgccccgcccattgacatccctagttGTCGTTTAACTTTGTCAACTTCAACAATATTTTTGTCACTGATATAGTGATATACACTAGGAGTACGCGTGGAATGTATAAGAAAACACATTATCATATTTAACTAGTTTTTAGGCCCGGGCGATGCATCGGGTTACTGCATTAGTAACATTTATATTATTCTTACTTGtatttaaaaatattattaatcagtTCCTTTTTATTACATTTATTAGTATATTTTTTTACAATGATAGCATGCAATGTGTTATAGCTCGATAGTAAACACTTCAGTGTTTAAACGTGAGGTCGCGGGTTCGAGTCTTATACATGCTACATTTTGAAATATATGAAGATTACGTGAAATGAAATAATCACAAGCAGAGCGCCACGTGGCACATAAACTTCTTTTGAAACgcgttttaatatatagtatagatagatCTTATTAAAACTGTTATAATTGAGTACGATAACCGTTACATAAAACCGTTGTAATTTATTAGTACGAAATATTAGTACGAAAACCGTTATAAAACCGTTATAATTTATTAGTACGAAATATTATACTATATCTgttttaaaatgatctttacagtaactattttcataaatattaagacaaagtAGAAAAATTGTATAAAAATTAGGtggatataataaaatatagataaaGTATGGTAAATGGGAGGTGagtgagtgtaagaaaaaaatgaataaagtaagagaaagtgagtagATAGTTGTAAATGTTATTGGGTAAGAGGGataagatagtaaattttcattaccaaaaatagaataaagcaaagtgtaaataatattatgaaacagactaaaatgaaaagtgtaaacatcattttgaaacggaagtGTACAATAAGATAGTATATGTTAattacaaattcttatttacacaTGGTAtatgttttgggcaaattcgactcagagacgaacttgccttgatgaaggtgctaacaatcgattgagctagataattgagaaTGGTGAgggcaagttgtaatagcataagataatcgtaggtttattgcttgaaaatcatgtatgtaaaatagacaagactaagccattttataggcatttacaacaagagtgtaacgtttatgcttaattgctcataattagataataaatgcgtaacgaaggccggcttcatcaagggtttgtaacgttcgttttgagcccagcagttgggaataCCGCTCGAATAATGTCACCTTGCGTCTTGTTGGCAGCCACGTATGCAATGCTTGCCATGTATGCccatgtcaccaagagggtattttcccccctaacaattgtccccaaacccattttgaatttattccgggaagttcaaaaaggaaaaatgggtttcaCGGAGGAAAAATGGAAACCgcctcttaacctccccaaCACTGACGGCGTTAGAGTCATGATGACTTTTGCCTTGGAGAAGCCAACCGTCCATCTGCGCCAATAAATAAGACTGCGCTTCCAACCATCCGCAATCACTTCTgcaatctctctcttctctttcccagaaaaaacgatcggcgctctttctctctccttttttcaGGTAACTGCTCGGCTTCCATGTTCTTCTTTCCTTCCTTCTTTCTTCGATTTTCTCtatgtcgcaacgaatgggAACGAAATCCACCCGCGCGAAGCACAAGAGAGTAgtggtggagtgcgatctggttgaggggccaattttcagccctacccacattctggacagaaagaatgctcggccggccacttgggggaagcaggatgtggaggcgctcagg
This Spinacia oleracea cultivar Varoflay chromosome 6, BTI_SOV_V1, whole genome shotgun sequence DNA region includes the following protein-coding sequences:
- the LOC110800241 gene encoding peroxidase 57-like — protein: MAKARAISSSTTTLAIVLLCMTLVGQSYGQLKQGFYNGKCSTNVESVIFEIVYKAFQNDRTLVAALLRMQFHDCAIRGCDASILLDGSGSEKVAPSNGSVRGYELIDAIKTRLEQLCPGLVSCADIIAIATRVAVVLAEGKWYEVETGRRDGFTSSASEAENGLPKTNIPVWAAVKLFGSWGLSADDFVLLLGGGHTVGVIHCSKFLDRLYNYQNTGKEDPSINKNTLIAFRNTCPKSGSNNFVFADQTPGSVLKVDNGYYKAIKQGQGVLEIDQRIESDSITRDTVNRLAYKEGDFDYQFGGAMVRLGRVGVLTGTQGQVRRNCRRNN